The genomic stretch tctggctaACTCGtcggggagatcacaatcttcataagcttcctcctcggcttggtagatcggattgtcaaaatcataataagcaatagcggaactgttaccaatggaatccgtggtagtggaacatctgcatgattgatgtttttattttagtttttatttttaagctatgtgcaagtgtgtgcgaAAACATTgtcatttaaaggaaaaagtttaaaaagaaagacaaagagcaaaacatttgaatgcaaaaaacgtccttttatttcatgattaacttttgaaaatgcgaactgcatggccctataaatgattcactacgccttgggcagagcgtaggaattatgtcatgataagaaaagtaaaaacaagaaatttactcctgagcttgtgtgacttgaatgacatcttcgattgtccagttgcgaggtatctccccaggaatacttggacgaatccagctatcaaaatcacagtcactatccacttcttcaccattgacaatggcattCACGGCTGGACCCTCATGGGCAGGCATCGgattattgacaatattgggtgtaggagtGAACTAGATTATCTTTCGATCCAACAAGTCTTGGACTTAATTCTTCAATGCAATACACCTTTCTGTATCATGCCCAGCAGAACCTGAGTGGAAAGCACATCGTGCGTTTGCATTGTAATTCGGAGATTGTGTGTCCGGAGCATtcggagcatctctcaaagtaatcttctcaatcttgagcaaatgttgcaacacctgagcataggtcataggaatcggatCAATATTTCTGTGAGGCCTAGTCCTGGGAGGATAGCGATCATTACTGGAACGTtgtccttgttgttgttgttgcggcACTGGAATCATGACAGCATTAACCTGCGAATTGTTTCTCCCTGAACCCCTTCTTTCATATATGGCATCCACATTTCCTTCCTTCCTTCTGGCATAACCCTCAGCTTGTTTCTTACCACTAGCAGTATTAGAAGAAGCTCCCAACTGAATTTTCCCCATCTGTTGACCCATCTCAACACGATCGCCATACCTCACCATTTCATAAAAGTTGGCCGAAGCACTACAAGCCAAGTAATAGTGTCCAGACAAGGTACTGGTGAACATGTCAATCATCTCACGCTCAGTCATTGGTGGCTGAACCCTTGCGGCTAACTCGcgccatttctgagcatactccttgaaagattctttagaccCCTGAACCAAACTCTGCAACTGAGTCTTGTTGGGCGCCATGTCAACATTGTACTGATAGTGCTTAATGAAAGCCTCGacaagatctctccaagaatggaTATGAGTGCGCTCGAGTTGCACATACCACTCCAAGGAAGCCCCAGCAAgactatcttggaagaagtgcatTAGAAAACCCTCATCCTTAGAGTATACAGACATCTTCCGATAATACGCCTTAACATGAGTCATAGGGCAAGTCGccccattgtatttgtcaaaagatggaactttgaatttcaGTGGAATCCTCACACCCGAAACCaaccccaagtcattgatatccatgcctaacacccATTTGCCTTCAATAGCCCTGAGACGTTCTTCAATCAGACGATACCTTTCAACCTCATCATGTGTGCCCTCAGCACTATGCCTTGACACCTGATCAAAGTTCTCAACATTGAAATCCAAGTTTCCACGGTTCTGATTATCTCTCCTTCCGAACAGACGAGatggaggtggaggtggaaacccgtgatgttgattgaaaggattatagtgcccTCCCACGTGGTCAAACTCATTCGGATCATGGTGATCGTCAATCCTGCTAGACACATCGTCAAACAGCCCTTGATGTCCTCCATTCTCATTTCTTCTGGAGTTCTCGACGAGAACCCGCAAGTCATCTTGTTCCTTGGTCACATTATtcaatgcttccataaactgcGCCATCTGCGCATTCATCTGCTCCGTCAGTTGAGCTCTCATTTCCGACATTTGTTCCTGAATCTGTTCCATCTgccttctctgattgctcctagtcggatacgggtgattagccgtcttagaacACCTTCTGACAACAAAACAGCGAGACATAAGATATAAGCCCTGCAAAACCTGTAAATgtatgacatgtatgatatatgaatgatatgcatgaaatgtttgtaaattttcaggtatccaagagttcatcccactttcagataggacatagaAACCCTGATACCGAATATATTTGAATAACAATCCGCACACGAGAATAATTCAGCAAACTAAGCATATTTCATTCAACATAACTGCAAATTGGAGTCcatacaaacaaaacacataATCGTGTCACAAAGTGCTCATAAGGCATACAAAAGAAATCCAGAACATCAAaatgcgaccccatccaacaatcctggatatggGCGACAAACATCAAAAATAAATAGTGAATCGACCATGAGTCAAACAAATTCATTCCACAGCAACGCTAGGACCGTCTGATAACAGAATGAGCTTCTCCATCTCCTCTCCACTAGGCTCAGAGTCTTGCGAGCTCTTCTTCAAGATGAGCTGACTTGGCTTTTTCTTCCATCAATTGCTTTTCTGAATCCTGCACCTTTCTCTTGCTATTGTTTTCAGACCTTCGCAACTTCGCACATTCTTGCTGTTTTCGGTACAAGCTTTCTTCCATCAAGTCATGAGATCGCCTTTGAGCACGTTTCATGTTTGAACCTTCACCTTGTGCATGCTTGAGCTTACGAGCCAATTCCGCCTTTTTGTGATCTTGAAAATACCTCTCCAAGCCAACCTCTTTGTCCTTTGCTTTTAGCTTGATGTTGTCCGCCTTGGCTTGAATATAGAGCTCAGCCGCAACTGTATCAGATAAAACCACGGGAGGTTGCTCGTACAATGGGCATGACCTCGCAAATGGCAACAACAGATCTGCCACTCTTGCTTCAACCCACTTCTTGTAAGGACCCATAGAAATAGGAACCTTCTTGCTCAAAGTAGTCTGATCTCTCTTGTGAACCTTAGTCCAAGCATGCGCTATCTTTTCTAGTTGCAAAGGATCTTTACCATCAACAAAGTACACTAATTCAAAATCTTCTACCTCCTTCTGAGACCTTCCATTACGTATCCCAATTGACGGTAAGCGAGCGTGGGATTGTAACTAATGCAGCCTCTGGTTCCCATGAGAGGAACATTGGGATATTGACCGCAACTGGTGATGATGTTCCAAACCTTCCCCACACAATAGTTCCACCTGAGGTCATAAGATGTAAGGTTAACAATCCTATCTGACCACTTAAGGgaactcttcttgagcacaaAAGGCCCTCTCACCGGCAAATGCAACATGAACCACTTATACAACAATGGAAGACAAGAACCGACAAACTCACAAAGTTCTCTCTTGATGGGAATAAGACAATGCCATAGATCATGATAGCAAGCAAACGACTAAAATCAACCCAATGCTCTTTCTTAGCCGCATCCTCAGCCCTACTAATCAGAAAGCAAAGATAGAAACCAGGAATACCGCCCGATGATTTCCAATTTCTTTCTACCTCCTTTATACCCATGTGAAGAGCTTCGGCTATCCTTTCAAACCTCAAAACCTCAGGAACTCGAACAAAAGGTACATCATCAGTGATTCGGATGTTGAGTATGTAAGAAAACTCCTCGAGCGTTGGGACCAATTGATAGTCTTGGAATGTAAAACATCTCAACtgcggatcatagaactgaaacaAGGTGATCAAAGCCATTGGATCAAAAGATGTATTGAGGATGGAAAGCAAATTGCCATAATCATGATTGAAGTCACGAAGAACATCCCTTTTCAACCGAGATCTCAAACCTATCAACCCTAAAACATCAATATATGGAATCTTATAAGCTCTTGTATGCCTCGTACGTTCTTTGACAGTATCAGTGGGAATGTCCATCTTCAACTCGAGTGAACTCCTGAATATCCCTGAAAATATGACATGAAAATGCTTATtattatatacatttttttttgcatttcttttgggaaataaatatgctatgacgcaaagtggtgggacttgttgccgcccaccaggcattctggactgccaGTAACACACTGTACATAGAGCCAAAGGTTCGGCTCCAAAtagtataccacacggaacataGAATGTCAAACCACGGAACCAACACCCATAGTcaacaacacactggaatagaacacagatcaccacttgaacaagaaccatagtaccccatgaacaggaaccaatagtacactcgaacgagaacaacggtaaccctcgaacaagaatagcggtaacccacgaacaagaatagcggtaacccacgaacaagaacagcggtcactaataatgtacctgttatatgatcattgattcccgccccactcacgggtaaatctaggccagggtaagtcaaaaagccaacagaggatcgaatgtaggcgttatcatacgatattgcctcattccaccaagctcagcccgtggatacgtgatcagattaATCAGGCATATGCCATCTGTCCGTCACAGCCACTCTAGTCCTAgctcctatggtatcactcatagcctgggtattgggccttttacctcttgaaacacccacccacagatagaaatccagacagtccagaatatgatgcagaaaagtaaagcgCAAATaggatgcaatgcaaacaggtaaatatgcaaagcaataaaacacccaaagataaacacacaagcgctaggatcgactcgctaagtccggaTCCGCAAtaggtcaagacgtccccagtagagtcgccagttgtcgctaccgcgaaaattaacagagtcgccactaacatatttatcctgaaaaggaagggaatgccagcaaaccataaaaacaaaacaacggtctcacgaccagagaaaaagggtaagggagtcggttacgcgagaggaaggtattagcacccctcgcgcccatcgtactcgatggtatccacgcttgtgtctaaaactattggtgtgtaagcaaactgcgctaatctgaactaaaatgcatgcaaaatgtagggaaaagaaagagttatactcgcacgggccctaccccgctgcctacgtatcctttttgaggaatcagaggtaccgtagctcggctaactaatttctgtttgttttgtgttttttaggtgaacgagttacattcacactccgctgctcgacctttggagacttatgcttgggaatggagcggaattaacaagctcttaagaaaagaaaatcaaagagtgtggtttgtgttttaaagaatgcatgaggaagacctaaaataagggggaaagcttgctacctaatgttatcatacaaagggtacaagtctaaactaaactagcaacctacgggggaaagaggaagcaaacaagagtatcacacaaacgagcatccgctcgtaaagcaaacaaaccaaaggcactggccaaatggtagaaaagcggtcccgccatagccaaggggagaagctcaacccaagtcaaccaagcattagacctcgcaaaaatgattgggccatagacaagagaagcgagtccctctcagcaaccaagccgtcacggatcgtaaaggaaaatggtgcgtgcgtacaccgagcatcaacgttgagcgacgcgagctataagaaaggcgggggtccggctacatgaacccttttcctgacatactcaataacaagatcttgtgcaagttcggaagcgagcaacgcgtagcgtgcgcatatcgaacggactcgatgaaacTAGGCGGGgattgattgctaaccctttccgcgtgccttccatgaggacttaacggagtgtcatataggacttattacaccgtgacgccctgccgcaaagcacaaatataaatacaccaacaaaaacagagcctctttcgaggacttggccaaatgcatgtctaagtcctacttctcatgttattggatgatgcgagaaagcggtaaagtgcgaaaaaaaagtaaaatgaaacgggatcaataccaaacggatgatgatctgtaaactaaagcgaagcaaagcgaagaaactaagaatctcgcgagcgagctagcaaagcaaaagcaaatggtcaacatgttagaacaagatttgttctgatcaattatcttagttttgatgataacaataatatgaattttgcttaagacaatatggtactctaatcaaatgcaatttccttttcaggaaatatataaagagtatgcataattcagcgctcagaagctttgtctcaaagggttcagcatgcaacatcagaacatggtctggcaagacatcagaagatggtcgaagcagaatcagaacatgggtctatgaaagcatcagaagaacatgagatcagaagcactgaagttttgatggtatcacgctcagaagcacttcaaggtcagaagatcagaagatgctttgcaccaagctgtttgactctgatgatattcaaacgttgtattcacaaacatcagatcagaaggaagtacaagtggcaggctacgctgactgacaaaaggaacgttagaagctattaaaggcaacgtcaatagacacagcgtgaacaaggctcgaggtagttgacaaaagcgtataacattaaatgcgatgctgtacggaacacgcaaagcattaaatgcactcaacggtcatcttctccaacgcctatatatatgaagttctgatgagaagcaaggttaacgattctggaacaaaacaactcatattaacttgctgaaactctgttctattcaaagctcagaatcttcatcttcatcttcatcaaagctcactacattgctgttgtaatatattagtgagattaagcttaaacgataagagaaatatcacagtttgtgattatagcttttaagaagcaattgtaatactcttagaattgattacattaagttgtaaggaactagagtgatcgtgtggatcagaatactctaggaagtcttagagggtatctaagcagttgttcctggagtgatcagtgtgtgatcagaagactctggaagacttagttgctgactaagtggagaaccattgtaatccgtgcgattagtggattaaatcctcagttgaggtaaatcatctctgcgggggtggactggagtagtttagttaacaacgaaccaggataaaaataactgtgcaatttatttttatcagtcaagtttttaaagctacacttattcaaacccccccccctttctaagtgtttttctatccttcaattggtatcagagcctggttctaaggtgcaaacacttaaccgtgtttagaaaagattcaggaagagaaaaacgcttcagtaaaagatggctggtgaatctcaagcaaatccaactccatctacatctggctctgctgagaaatacaatggtaacaatggttatactagaccaccagtatttgatggtgaaaactttgaatactggaaagataaactggaaagttactttcttggtctagatgttgatctatgggatcttctgttggatggttacaaacatccggttaaagctactggtgtaaggctcacaagaagcgaaatgaatgatgatcaaaagaaagatttcaagaatcatcacaaatgcaggactgttttgctgaatgctatctctcatgctgagtatgagaagatatctaacagggaaacggcccatgacatatatgagtccttgaagatgactcatgaaagaaatgctcaagtcaaggagaccaaagctcttgcactaatccagaagtatgaagccttcaagatggaggatgatgaagacattgaaaagatgttttcaagatttcaaactttgactgctggattgagagttctcgacaaaggcaacaccaaggctgatcatgtaaagaagatcatcagaagattgcccagaagatggggcccaatggtgactgcattcaagattgccaagaatctgaatgaagtctctttggaagagcttatcagtgccttgagaagccatgaaattgagctggacgcaaacgagcctcagaagaaaggtaagtctattgcattaaaatctaatattaaatgcactaacgcttttcaggctagaaaagaagatcctgaagaatcagaatctgaagaagaagatgaactgtccttgatctccagaaggctaaatcaactctggaagaacaagcaaaggaagttcagaggcgtcagaagttcaaagaaatttgaacgtggagaatcttctgatgacagaagatttgacaagaagaaggctgtctgatatgagtgcaatgagcctggacattacaagaatgagtgtccaaaacttctgaaagaaaatcccaagaagaagtttcataagaagaaaggtcttatggcaacatgggatgagtcagaagatgattcagactctgaagatgagcaggctaactgtgcgctgatggcgacagaagatgacggatcagaatctacatcagaatcagattctgaagaggtattttctgaacttactagagatgagttagtttccagtctaacagaacttctggaatacaagtctcagattagtctcaaatacaaaaagctgaaaaagctatttgaatttgaaacaaagaagcttgagttggagaattctgaattaaaagaaaaacttttaaaattatccaataatgttggatctccttctgattcagaaaaatccactcctagtctaaaccatattctgaaagaatatgatttaagtttcaggaagttcttatctagaagtattggcagaagtcagctagcttctatgatatatgctgtgtctggaaacaaaagagtcggcattggttatgagggtgaaaccccatacaaacttgaacctgttgataagatgaaaatcacatacaagccattgtatgatcagttcaagtatggccactcacatgatattaggcacacatcacatgcacaaagctttcacattacacacaccaaaaagcatgtgacacaacctaggaaatatcatgaaactcacattaagaattatcatgctgttcctcctattgcttacaatgttaaacccaagttcaatcagaacttgagaaaatctaacaagaaaggacccaagaaaatgtgggtacctaaggataagattattcatattgcagatatccttggctgcaaaaaggacaaagcacaacatgtcatggtacctggactctggatgctcacgacacatgacaggaagaaggtctatgttccaagacctggtgcttaagtctggaggagaagtccagtttggaggagatcagaagggcaagataattggctctggaactataaagtctggtaactctccttccatttcaaatgtacttcttgtagaaggattaacacataacctcttatctatcagtcaattgagtgacaatggttatgatataatctttaatcaaaagtcttgcaaggctgtaaatcagaaggatggctcaatcctatttaccggcaagaggaagaacaacatttataagacagatctgcaagatcttttgagtcagaaggtgacttgtcttatgtctgtttctgaagagcagtgggtctggcacagaagattaggtcatgctagtttgagaaagatttctcagattaacaaactgaatcttgtcagaggactccctaatctgaaattcaaattagatgctctttgtgaagcatgtcagaagggcaagttctccaaacctgcattcaagtccaagaatgttgtttctacctcaaggccattagaactcttgcacattgatctgtttggcccagtaaaaacagcatctgtcagagggaagaaatatggattagtcatcgtagatgattatagccactggacatgggtaaaattcttgaaacacaaggatgagtctcattcagtgttctttgatttctgcattcagattcaatctgaaaaagagtgtaaaatcataaaggttagaagtgatcatggtggtgaatttgagaacagattctttgaaaagttcttcaaagaaaatggtattgcccatgatttctcttgtcctagaactccacagcaaaatggagttgtagaacgaaagaataggactctgcaagaaatggccagaaccatgatcaatgaaaccaatatggctaaacatttctgggcagaagcaataaacactgcatgctatattcagaatagaatctctatcagacctattctaaataagactccttatgaattgtggaagaatataaagcccaacatttcatatttccatccttttggatgtgtatgctttattctgaacactaaagatcatcttggtaaatttgattccaaagcacaaaaatgtttccttcttggatattctgaacgctcaaaaggctacagagtatacaatactgaaacattgattgtagaagaatcaatcaatatcaggtttgatgataagcttggttctgaaaaaccaaagcagtatgataattttgcagattgtgatattgatgtatcagaagttgttgagccaagaagcaacgcatcagaagcagagcttctcagaagcaaagaatctgaagatcaagtatcagcttctctggagaatctaagcatttctgaagaaccatctgtcagaagatcatccagactcatttctggtcattcagaagatgtcattcttggaaagaaggatgatccaatcag from Vicia villosa cultivar HV-30 ecotype Madison, WI linkage group LG4, Vvil1.0, whole genome shotgun sequence encodes the following:
- the LOC131597547 gene encoding uncharacterized protein LOC131597547, whose protein sequence is MPGIFRSSLELKMDIPTDTVKERTRHTRAYKIPYIDVLGLIGLRSRLKRDVLRDFNHDYGNLLSILNTSFDPMALITLFQFYDPQLRCFTFQDYQLVPTLEEFSYILNIRITDDVPFVRVPEVLRFERIAEALHMGIKEVERNWKSSGGIPGFYLCFLISRAEDAAKKEHWVDFSRLLAIMIYGIVLFPSRENFVSLSVLVFHCCISGSCCICRWNYCVGKVWNIITSCGQYPNVPLMGTRGCISYNPTLAYRQLGYVMEDPLQLEKIAHAWTKVHKRDQTTLSKKVPISMGPYKKWVEARVADLLLPFARSCPLYEQPPVVLSDTVAAELYIQAKADNIKLKAKDKEVGLERYFQDHKKAELARKLKHAQGEGSNMKRAQRRSHDLMEESLYRKQQECAKLRRSENNSKRKVQDSEKQLMEEKAKSAHLEEELARL